DNA sequence from the Thermanaerothrix sp. genome:
CCCTTCCCATGAAGGATATGCTGCCCCCCTTGGGCATGGTGAGCCCCATCACAGCCCTCAGCACCGTGGTCTTACCCGCCCCGTTGGCCCCTATGACGGACACCAGTTCCCCCTGGTCCACCGAGAAGGACACCTGGTGCACCGCCTCGAAGTCCCCGTAGGAAACCCTAAGATCCTTCACCTCAAGAAGCAAGGGACGACACCCCCTTACCCAGGTAGGCCTCAATCACCGCCGGATCGGAGGCCACCTCCCTGGGGAACCCTTCCGCCAGCTTCCTTCCGTGGTCCAACACCACCACCCGGTCGCTGAGCCCCATGGCCACCTTCATGTTGTGCTCTATGAGCAGCACGGAAACCCCCGACTCCCGGATGGACCTTACAAGTTCCTCTATCCTCTCTATCTCCTCATGCCTCAACCCGGAGAAGCACTCGTCCAAAAGCAGCAGCTTGGGCCTTAGCGCCAGGGCCCTTCCTATCTCAAGTCTCCGCAGGTTCCCGATGGGTAGAAGAGACGCCCGCATGTCCGCCAGTGGAAGAAGCCCCACCTTGTCCAGGATGCTCCGGGCCTCGTCCAG
Encoded proteins:
- a CDS encoding ABC transporter ATP-binding protein, with product MDAILEVKDLSISFGGLKAVDAVSFSMARGEIMGLLGPNGAGKTTCFNMISGVLKPTGGAIFFDGKRTDGLPPHKMAELGVGRTFQIVRPFGALSVLDNIRVALGGDRYRGNPLKAMGLSRGREVLDEARSILDKVGLLPLADMRASLLPIGNLRRLEIGRALALRPKLLLLDECFSGLRHEEIERIEELVRSIRESGVSVLLIEHNMKVAMGLSDRVVVLDHGRKLAEGFPREVASDPAVIEAYLGKGVSSLAS